In one Rhopalosiphum padi isolate XX-2018 chromosome 3, ASM2088224v1, whole genome shotgun sequence genomic region, the following are encoded:
- the LOC132924762 gene encoding LOW QUALITY PROTEIN: uncharacterized protein LOC132924762 (The sequence of the model RefSeq protein was modified relative to this genomic sequence to represent the inferred CDS: inserted 1 base in 1 codon; deleted 2 bases in 1 codon) — translation MTLVEKNTHCHNDIAAFIVREKKVVADLKVVAKLYSIMEFSVVEFDDGIHLVSSSLVDTTKLNFYWPRPHVRKESVFRKMMVLHIASKQNDPSWSLYPINRVISRYSKYKERMYKLKLAEKYSDIDSSNETTSNDQNKXSKIAECPSTNEAAHSEATISKYPLFPTVDEIMSILEYNSQYTTLINSTNKIIDTKKAVGNKELNSKNVYKVISKLSTKIELICDEIFELKQLIIGLTNKNNLSRISKNVEVNHVIVRSFEEDLPKYTEECLKEIENKLLTDNSYFMSMV, via the exons ATGACACTAGtggaaaaaaatacacattgcCACAATGATATTGCGGCGTTCATAGTACgagaaaaaaaagtagtcgcCGATCTCAAGGTTGTAGCCAAG TTATATTCAATAATGGAATTCTCTGTAGTTGAATTTGATGATGGAATTCATCTTGTTTCATCATCTTTGGTGGATACtaccaaattaaatttttactggCCACGGCCACATGTTAGGAAAGAAAgtgtatttcgaaaaatgatGGTTTTACACATTGCTTCTAAACAAAATGATCCATCATGGTCTTTATATCCTATCAATAGAGTTATAAGTagatatt CAAAATACAAAGAAAGaatgtacaaattaaaactagcagaaaaatattctgatatCGACAGCTCTAATGAAACAACTTCAaatgatcaaaata tatcCAAAATTGCAGAATGTCCTAGTACCAATGAAGCAGCACATAGTGAAGCTACAATATCAAAATACCCACTATTTCCTACAGTTGATGAAATTATGAGTATTCTGGAATATAATAGTCA ATACACAACACTTATCAAttctactaataaaataattgatactaaGAAAGCGGTAGGAAATAaag aattaaattcaAAGAATGTATATAAAGTTATATCAAAATTGAGcactaaaattgaattaatatgtgatgaaatttttgaattaaagcAATTAATTATTGGACtgaccaataaaaataatttatcaagaaTCTCTAAAAATGTAGAAGTTAATCATGTTATTGTTAGATCATTTGAAGAAGACTTACCTAAATACACTGAAGAATGTTTAAAAGAAATCgagaacaaa ttattaacagaTAATTCATACTTTATGTcaatggtataa
- the LOC132926575 gene encoding sentrin-specific protease 2-like, translating into MDKNLHLEVIDLDTDDDCDVEINSGGTSIATVSEKINLNRITYIKSNRQNIIFPGYNTKIYTELVNYICSKQKTDLLHSSQCCDSKIEDLLYVFNPRTWLNDRMIDHYFTLLTKSVKDHSIMSLDPFFLNCFAIYGMEKATKSIKGTVKNIFNFDKVIIPTNLQDIHWTFTVVDMKKQTITLYDSNSKKVNFYESEICLLLDYLNDAYNFIRKPYDKPFQWKLRHGRSPLQNNNYDCGIFTCTNARHVLLGKSLYYSQDDAPLLRHRITYEILHDVLLPTP; encoded by the coding sequence ATGGATAAAAATCTTCATTTAGAAGTTATTGACCTCGATACCGATGACGACTGTGATGTCGAAATAAATTCTGGAGGAACCAGCATAGCTACAGtgtctgaaaaaataaatttaaatcgcaTAACCTATATTAAATCGAAtcgtcaaaatataatttttccggGATACAATACGAAGATTTACACAGaactagtaaattatatttgtagtaAACAAAAGACTGATTTACTGCATTCTTCACAATGTTGTGATTCTAAAATAGAAgatttattgtatgtattcaATCCACGAACATGGCTTAATGATCGCATGATCGATCATTATTTTACCCTTTTAACTAAAAGTGTTAAGGACCATTCAATAATGAGCTTggatccattttttttaaattgctttgCAATATATGGAATGGAGAAAgctacaaaatcaataaaaggcacagttaaaaatatatttaattttgataaagtgATTATTCCGACAAACCTACAAGATATTCATTGGACTTTTACTGTGGTGGATATGAAGAAACAAACAATAACTCTGTATGatagtaatagtaaaaaagtaaatttttatgaatctGAAATTTGCTTATTGCTGGATTACTTAAATGACGCATACAACTTTATAAGGAAGCCATATGATAAACCGTTTCAATGGAAATTACGCCACGGGAGATCTCCATTGcagaacaataattatgattgtgGCATATTTACCTGTACAAATGCCCGACATGTCTTACTcggaaaatcattatattatagtcaagaCGATGCTCCACTTTTAAGACACAGGATCACATATGAAATATTACATGATGTATTGTTACCTACTCCTTAA